A region of Rhabdothermincola sediminis DNA encodes the following proteins:
- a CDS encoding glycoside hydrolase family 65 protein: MSARIGADVPPDGPGSPAVGGAEGPDRRIEAVLLASDRLMATEPVASAAATLAAAGVPVVSIPPLPHGEPSAAWQAALQQLWGAGVSPSAVLVVTQDDQAGLRVGTATMGPGSASAPELSPVEDLGALACLLATQVELRRRGEPPAASAPPGWMLTIDGIDPDTERARAAQLTTAAGRIGWNGAPSLTESRVTPMVLAAGVYDGQGADSHLLPGPVPGVSPTEASAATRARRVLDLRGGLVHETFELDGLVTRVVRFASLARPGLLVRRAEWTRACPPPARPLAAPVGELVTDEGTTTGSTWQRTRSGTLGGGIVAAVATARWPSGTPTDGGPIVEDQFTAYVADPSAPPDPEHAAALARQAEELGFDHLLAEHRRQWAHRWAGADVVIEGDDELQLATRFALFHLMSSVSDDGEAAVGARGLTGTGYRGHVFWDADVFVLPFLAATHPPSARAMLEYRVQRLPAALATARSLGRRGARFPWESAHDGRDVTPRSARDRAGRFVSIRTGQLEEHIVADVAWAADTYVAWTGDVDFQRGPGLELLVETARYWASRVRIDPDGDAHIDGVIGPDEYHECVDDNAFTNVMARWNLRRAAELVEAVSPERDVGITSEERHRWRDLAEALVDGFEPDRGIYEQFRGFHDLEPLVMAEIAPRRPIAADLLLGPERVRQAQVVKQADVLMLYHLVPDELRAGTLESNLRFYEPRTAHGSSLSPAIHAALFARAGGLEQAYEALRIASRIDLDDLTATTGGGLHIATMGGLWQALVHGFAGMRPRDGRLQVDPLLPPQWSALEITARFHGSRVTIRCTSQDLHIHAERPIEVLVDGEPQRVGPEGRSFRRQGSVWEPSR; this comes from the coding sequence GTGAGCGCCCGGATCGGGGCGGACGTGCCTCCTGACGGCCCAGGTTCCCCCGCGGTGGGAGGCGCTGAGGGACCCGATCGACGGATCGAGGCCGTGCTCCTCGCCAGCGACCGGTTGATGGCCACCGAGCCGGTGGCATCGGCCGCGGCGACCCTCGCCGCGGCGGGCGTGCCGGTGGTGTCGATCCCGCCCCTTCCCCACGGCGAGCCGTCGGCCGCATGGCAGGCCGCGCTCCAGCAGCTCTGGGGCGCCGGCGTCTCCCCGAGCGCGGTGCTGGTGGTGACCCAAGACGACCAGGCCGGTCTGCGGGTAGGGACCGCGACGATGGGACCGGGATCCGCGAGCGCGCCGGAGCTCTCCCCCGTGGAGGATCTCGGCGCGCTGGCGTGCCTGCTCGCGACCCAGGTCGAGCTCCGCCGGCGCGGCGAGCCTCCTGCAGCGAGCGCGCCTCCGGGCTGGATGCTCACCATCGACGGCATCGACCCCGACACCGAGCGGGCCCGCGCCGCCCAGCTCACCACCGCCGCCGGCCGGATCGGCTGGAACGGCGCGCCCTCGCTGACCGAATCGCGGGTGACGCCGATGGTGCTCGCGGCCGGCGTCTACGACGGGCAGGGCGCGGACAGCCACCTGCTGCCCGGGCCCGTTCCGGGCGTGTCCCCCACCGAGGCGAGCGCCGCGACACGCGCCCGGCGGGTGCTCGACCTGCGTGGCGGGCTGGTGCACGAGACCTTCGAGCTCGACGGCCTCGTCACCCGAGTGGTGCGGTTCGCGTCGCTGGCCCGACCGGGTCTGCTGGTGCGGCGGGCGGAATGGACCCGGGCCTGCCCGCCGCCGGCCCGCCCGTTGGCCGCGCCGGTCGGCGAGCTGGTCACCGACGAAGGCACGACGACCGGCAGCACGTGGCAGCGCACCCGCTCCGGCACGCTCGGAGGGGGCATCGTGGCCGCGGTCGCGACCGCCAGGTGGCCCTCCGGAACTCCTACCGACGGCGGTCCGATCGTCGAAGACCAGTTCACCGCCTACGTGGCGGACCCGTCCGCGCCACCCGATCCCGAGCACGCGGCCGCCCTCGCCCGCCAAGCAGAAGAGCTCGGGTTCGATCACCTGTTGGCCGAGCACCGCCGACAGTGGGCGCATCGATGGGCAGGCGCGGACGTGGTGATCGAAGGCGACGACGAGCTTCAACTGGCCACCCGGTTCGCGCTGTTCCACCTGATGAGCTCGGTGAGCGACGATGGCGAGGCGGCAGTCGGGGCCCGGGGGCTCACCGGCACGGGCTACCGGGGTCACGTCTTCTGGGACGCGGACGTGTTCGTGCTCCCCTTCCTCGCCGCCACCCACCCGCCCTCGGCGAGAGCGATGCTGGAGTACCGGGTACAGCGGCTGCCCGCGGCTCTGGCCACCGCCCGATCGCTGGGGCGGCGAGGAGCCCGCTTCCCTTGGGAGTCGGCTCACGACGGCCGGGACGTCACCCCCCGATCAGCCCGCGATCGCGCCGGCCGCTTCGTCTCCATCCGCACCGGTCAGCTCGAGGAGCACATCGTCGCCGACGTGGCCTGGGCGGCGGACACCTACGTCGCGTGGACGGGCGATGTGGACTTCCAACGCGGACCCGGTCTGGAGCTGCTCGTCGAGACAGCCCGCTACTGGGCATCGCGGGTGCGCATCGATCCCGATGGGGACGCACACATCGACGGGGTCATCGGACCCGACGAGTACCACGAGTGCGTCGACGACAACGCGTTCACCAACGTCATGGCCCGCTGGAACCTGCGCCGGGCCGCCGAGCTGGTCGAGGCCGTGTCGCCCGAGCGCGACGTCGGGATCACCTCGGAGGAGCGGCACCGCTGGCGAGACCTCGCGGAGGCACTCGTGGACGGATTCGAGCCCGACAGGGGGATCTACGAGCAGTTCCGCGGCTTTCACGATCTCGAGCCGTTGGTGATGGCCGAGATCGCCCCCCGCCGTCCGATCGCCGCCGACCTGCTGCTCGGACCGGAGCGGGTCCGCCAAGCCCAGGTCGTCAAGCAGGCGGACGTGCTGATGCTCTATCACTTGGTGCCGGACGAGCTCCGGGCCGGCACGCTGGAATCCAACTTGCGCTTCTACGAGCCCCGGACTGCGCACGGCAGCTCGCTGTCACCCGCGATCCACGCCGCGCTGTTCGCCCGGGCCGGGGGCCTCGAGCAAGCCTACGAAGCGCTGCGGATCGCCAGCCGCATCGATCTCGACGACCTCACCGCCACCACGGGTGGCGGTCTGCACATCGCCACCATGGGCGGGCTCTGGCAGGCGCTGGTCCACGGCTTCGCCGGCATGCGGCCCCGGGACGGGCGGCTCCAGGTCGACCCGTTGCTCCCGCCCCAGTGGTCGGCGCTCGAGATCACCGCCCGGTTCCACGGCAGCCGGGTCACCATTCGTTGCACCAGCCAAGATCTGCACATCCACGCCGAGCGTCCGATCGAGGTCCTCGTCGATGGTGAACCGCAGCGGGTTGGACCGGAGGGACGGTCCTTCCGCCGGCAGGGGAGCGTCTGGGAGCCGAGCCGATGA
- a CDS encoding universal stress protein: MTKLIAAIDNSVAARPVCAMALAVAPVLGADIECVHVVEDGFQTAQAVAEASGLPLRLLKDDSLDALARVAVEPDVVAVLLGAHSHPGARRGVGHLPLALASGTDNPVIVVPPTAQPPARLNRVLVAMKGTPNRPVDLRRAIELATTSGLDITVVHVDDESTIPPFCDQVQHDTDVYATEFFARNLPAAIPARLELRIGSPVEEILDVARSVGAELLAVGWPRHAGPGHGEVAREILERSETPVLLVGTR; the protein is encoded by the coding sequence ATGACGAAGCTGATCGCCGCGATCGACAACTCGGTGGCCGCGCGACCGGTGTGTGCCATGGCGCTGGCGGTGGCGCCGGTGCTCGGTGCCGACATCGAGTGCGTGCACGTGGTCGAGGACGGGTTCCAGACCGCGCAGGCCGTAGCCGAGGCCTCGGGGCTACCGCTGCGGCTGCTGAAGGACGACTCACTCGACGCGCTCGCACGGGTCGCTGTCGAGCCTGACGTGGTGGCGGTGCTGCTCGGCGCGCACAGCCACCCTGGCGCCCGCCGGGGTGTCGGGCACCTTCCCCTGGCGCTGGCCAGCGGGACCGACAACCCGGTCATCGTGGTGCCGCCGACCGCTCAGCCTCCAGCGCGGCTGAACCGGGTGCTCGTGGCCATGAAGGGCACGCCCAACAGGCCGGTGGACCTCCGCCGGGCGATCGAGCTGGCGACGACCAGCGGACTCGACATCACCGTGGTGCACGTCGACGACGAAAGCACCATCCCCCCCTTCTGCGATCAGGTCCAACACGACACCGATGTGTATGCGACGGAGTTCTTCGCCCGGAACCTGCCGGCTGCGATCCCCGCCCGCCTGGAGCTGCGGATCGGATCACCGGTCGAGGAGATCCTCGACGTCGCCCGATCAGTGGGCGCCGAGCTCCTTGCGGTGGGCTGGCCGCGCCACGCCGGGCCTGGTCATGGCGAGGTGGCCCGGGAGATCCTCGAGCGGAGCGAGACCCCGGTGCTGCTCGTCGGGACCCGCTGA
- a CDS encoding helix-turn-helix transcriptional regulator: MAPVVVMLDVNGEVAHMSMGARQVLAELAQEVEPSEVPTSVRAAATRARWARTSTNLVIRVRGRSGEWMRLHVTPMEGDANLVAVTIEPAHPGDLVPILLESYGLTQRETEIVLALARGLSIKEIGAELCISAHTVRDHLKAIYEKAGVSSRGELIASLYSNHIMERFHAAVSVYSPGGE; encoded by the coding sequence ATGGCACCCGTCGTGGTGATGCTCGACGTCAACGGCGAGGTGGCACACATGAGCATGGGTGCGCGGCAGGTGCTCGCCGAGCTGGCCCAGGAGGTCGAGCCGTCGGAGGTCCCGACCAGCGTACGTGCCGCGGCCACCCGGGCTCGATGGGCCCGCACCTCGACGAACCTGGTCATCCGGGTGCGCGGCCGCAGCGGCGAGTGGATGCGGCTGCACGTCACGCCGATGGAGGGTGACGCGAACTTGGTGGCGGTCACGATCGAGCCTGCGCATCCCGGCGACCTGGTGCCGATCCTGCTCGAGTCGTACGGGCTCACCCAACGGGAGACCGAGATCGTGCTGGCGCTGGCCCGGGGCCTGTCGATCAAGGAGATCGGCGCGGAGCTGTGCATCTCCGCTCACACCGTGCGCGACCACCTGAAGGCCATCTACGAGAAGGCCGGCGTGTCGAGTCGGGGCGAGCTCATCGCGAGCCTCTACTCGAACCACATCATGGAGCGCTTCCACGCCGCGGTGTCGGTTTACTCGCCGGGCGGCGAGTGA
- a CDS encoding nitroreductase family deazaflavin-dependent oxidoreductase yields MSAFDAEYEPSPWEPIAAEVERYERSGGAEPSELVGEHWIILWTLGAKSGKVRKTPLVRITDGQGRYAVIGSQGGAPTDPQWARNLRANPIARLQDGPEVRDYRVREVTGDERATWWARAVEVWPDYDAYQAGTDRVIPVFVLEPSD; encoded by the coding sequence ATGTCAGCTTTCGACGCCGAGTACGAGCCGAGCCCGTGGGAACCGATCGCCGCCGAGGTGGAGCGCTACGAGCGCAGCGGCGGCGCCGAGCCCAGCGAACTGGTCGGCGAGCACTGGATCATCCTGTGGACGCTGGGGGCCAAGTCGGGCAAGGTTCGCAAGACGCCGCTGGTGCGGATCACCGACGGCCAGGGTCGCTACGCGGTGATCGGGTCTCAGGGCGGCGCGCCGACCGACCCCCAGTGGGCACGCAACCTGCGGGCGAACCCGATCGCGCGGCTGCAGGACGGCCCGGAGGTCCGCGACTACCGCGTGCGGGAGGTCACCGGTGACGAGCGGGCGACGTGGTGGGCTCGGGCGGTGGAGGTGTGGCCGGACTACGACGCGTACCAGGCCGGCACCGACCGGGTCATCCCCGTCTTCGTGCTCGAGCCCAGCGACTGA
- a CDS encoding ArsR/SmtB family transcription factor — protein sequence MVIDDLSPSETDRVFHALADATRRDIVRRVLVEECSVSALARHYPMSFTAVHKHVAVLESAGLVTKVRQGRESLVRGEIDRVRTVHQVLDALEQRWRDRVAQMERILAEDP from the coding sequence ATGGTTATAGATGATCTGAGTCCATCGGAGACCGATCGGGTCTTCCATGCGCTCGCCGACGCGACGAGGCGCGACATCGTCCGTAGGGTGCTGGTCGAGGAGTGTTCGGTGTCGGCGCTGGCCCGCCACTACCCGATGAGCTTCACCGCGGTGCACAAGCACGTGGCGGTCCTCGAGAGCGCTGGGCTCGTGACCAAGGTGCGGCAGGGCCGGGAATCGCTCGTGCGCGGTGAAATCGACCGCGTCCGGACGGTGCACCAAGTCCTCGACGCCCTGGAGCAGCGCTGGCGCGACCGGGTCGCGCAGATGGAGCGGATCCTCGCCGAGGACCCCTGA
- a CDS encoding SRPBCC family protein, which yields MPIVRVDKDLEAHTLTIVAEYDAPVERVWQLYADPRQLERFWGPPTWPATVIDHDLTPGGRVTYVMTGPEGEKSAGYWDVLEVDAPRRFVVVDGFADDDGQPNLEMPTTHMEVELIERAGGGTTMTVRSTFTSTETMARMLEMGVEEGARQAMGQIDAVLAGTS from the coding sequence ATGCCCATCGTCCGAGTGGACAAAGACCTCGAGGCCCACACCCTGACCATCGTCGCCGAGTACGACGCCCCGGTGGAGCGGGTCTGGCAGCTCTACGCCGACCCTCGGCAGCTCGAGCGGTTCTGGGGTCCGCCCACCTGGCCGGCGACGGTGATCGACCACGACCTCACCCCGGGCGGGCGCGTCACCTACGTGATGACCGGTCCCGAGGGAGAGAAGTCCGCCGGTTACTGGGACGTGCTAGAGGTGGACGCGCCGCGGCGGTTCGTGGTGGTGGACGGCTTCGCCGACGACGACGGCCAGCCGAACCTGGAGATGCCCACCACTCACATGGAAGTGGAGCTCATCGAGCGGGCGGGCGGCGGCACGACCATGACCGTGCGCTCGACCTTCACCTCCACCGAGACCATGGCGCGCATGCTGGAGATGGGCGTGGAAGAGGGGGCGCGGCAAGCGATGGGTCAGATCGACGCGGTCCTGGCAGGCACGAGCTGA
- a CDS encoding lipase family protein, protein MKVLRVLGTFVGLLVVVAVVVVIAKFVSDEHRSREEQQALDPFYTPPDPLPSTDPGHLIRYEPLGDDIEGASAYRILYVSEAPDGSPTVSGGFIVVPDAPAPPGGREVVAWAHPTVGLGEACAPSRRSNPIADELTEPWMLQMVKFGWVVVATDYAGLGTPGPSLYLIGRAEAYDVVNSVRAARQFPGVDAGTDWAVYGHSQGGHSALWTGVLAGEYAPELDLVAVTAAAPAAELVPLVDEQWDQDVAWVIGPEVVEAWPNVYPDLPLDGIVNRPRSARTVRLAEDCVLTAALEGVLRQKLGERFFARNPADDPRWAAALTEQTPPPVTRVPVLIVQGTDDEVVVPNTTALLVERWCEAGSDLSMVWLGGQGHTGAGERAGTIAGAYLWDVFAGRAVGNTCHIPATIDPYPAAVPSGE, encoded by the coding sequence ATGAAGGTTCTGCGAGTCCTCGGCACGTTCGTCGGCTTGCTGGTCGTCGTGGCCGTCGTGGTCGTGATCGCCAAGTTCGTGAGCGACGAGCACCGCAGCCGCGAGGAGCAGCAGGCCCTCGATCCCTTCTACACCCCGCCCGACCCGTTGCCGTCCACCGATCCTGGGCACCTGATCCGCTACGAGCCGCTCGGCGATGACATCGAGGGGGCCAGCGCCTACCGCATCCTCTACGTGTCCGAGGCCCCGGACGGCTCACCGACGGTGAGCGGTGGCTTCATCGTGGTGCCCGACGCGCCCGCTCCCCCGGGTGGTCGCGAGGTGGTGGCCTGGGCGCATCCCACCGTCGGTCTGGGTGAGGCCTGCGCGCCTTCCCGGCGATCGAACCCCATCGCCGACGAGCTCACCGAGCCCTGGATGCTGCAGATGGTGAAGTTCGGGTGGGTGGTGGTGGCCACCGACTACGCGGGCCTGGGCACCCCTGGCCCGTCGCTGTACCTGATCGGGCGTGCGGAGGCCTACGACGTCGTCAACTCGGTCCGTGCTGCTCGGCAGTTCCCCGGCGTTGACGCCGGCACGGACTGGGCGGTCTACGGTCACTCCCAGGGCGGTCACTCGGCGCTGTGGACCGGCGTGCTCGCCGGGGAGTACGCGCCCGAGCTCGACCTCGTGGCGGTGACCGCGGCCGCGCCGGCCGCGGAGCTCGTGCCGTTGGTGGACGAGCAGTGGGACCAGGACGTGGCCTGGGTGATCGGCCCCGAGGTCGTCGAGGCGTGGCCGAACGTCTACCCCGATCTGCCCCTCGACGGCATCGTCAACCGTCCCCGCTCGGCCCGCACGGTGCGGCTGGCGGAGGACTGCGTGCTGACCGCGGCGCTCGAAGGAGTGCTGCGCCAGAAGCTGGGGGAGCGCTTCTTCGCCCGCAACCCGGCTGACGATCCCCGGTGGGCCGCGGCGCTGACCGAGCAGACCCCGCCGCCAGTCACCAGGGTCCCGGTCCTGATCGTCCAGGGCACCGACGACGAGGTGGTGGTGCCGAACACGACCGCGCTGCTGGTCGAGCGGTGGTGCGAGGCGGGGTCGGATCTGTCGATGGTGTGGCTCGGTGGGCAGGGCCACACCGGCGCGGGCGAGCGAGCCGGCACCATCGCCGGCGCCTATCTCTGGGACGTCTTCGCCGGCCGGGCCGTGGGCAACACCTGCCACATCCCGGCCACCATCGACCCGTACCCCGCTGCGGTCCCTTCGGGCGAGTGA
- a CDS encoding MFS transporter, with product MDAAEGSTEGSVARASESWLTPGVTGIGGASLLADAGHEVPTALLPSLLTSTLGAPASVLGLIEGVSDGLAGLARLGGGALADDPQRRRTIAVGGYTTTAVLSAATGGATAAWQVAILRAGAWTARGLRVPARNALLADIAPPSTYGRAYGFERAMDNLGAVFGPLLAIVLVGAVGVRWAIGLSIIPGLLAALSIVYAIRHTTQPRVRAREPIRIKIRPVLRSRLGGVMAGISIFELGNCAATLLILRATDLLGTGRDAETAAQLAIGLYVVYNVAATLASIPAGRHGDRRGATRTLAMGVAIFAVSYTLFAIGASTVLGLAPAFVAAGVAIGMVETAEHAAVATLSPETLRGSSFGLLAAVQSGGNLAASAVAGILYSLVSPAWAFGVLAGTMVVSFSVLVATGRPD from the coding sequence GTGGATGCCGCCGAGGGATCGACCGAGGGCTCGGTCGCACGTGCCTCCGAGAGCTGGCTCACGCCGGGGGTGACGGGCATCGGCGGCGCGAGCCTCCTGGCCGACGCCGGCCACGAGGTCCCGACCGCGTTGCTGCCCAGCCTGCTCACCTCCACCCTCGGCGCCCCGGCTTCGGTCCTCGGTCTCATCGAGGGGGTCTCCGACGGCCTGGCGGGCCTGGCTCGGCTCGGCGGCGGTGCCTTGGCCGACGATCCGCAACGCCGGCGCACCATCGCGGTCGGCGGCTACACGACCACCGCGGTGCTCTCGGCCGCCACCGGCGGCGCCACCGCGGCCTGGCAGGTGGCGATCCTGCGCGCCGGCGCCTGGACCGCTCGGGGCCTGCGGGTCCCGGCGCGCAACGCGCTGCTGGCTGACATCGCGCCGCCTTCCACCTACGGGCGGGCGTACGGGTTCGAGCGGGCGATGGACAACCTGGGTGCGGTCTTCGGCCCGTTGCTCGCCATCGTGCTCGTCGGGGCGGTGGGTGTCCGCTGGGCCATCGGGTTGTCGATCATCCCGGGGCTGTTGGCGGCGCTGTCGATCGTCTACGCCATCCGCCACACGACCCAGCCCCGGGTACGGGCACGCGAACCGATCCGCATCAAGATCCGACCGGTGCTGCGGAGCCGGCTCGGCGGGGTGATGGCGGGCATCTCGATCTTCGAGCTCGGCAACTGCGCGGCCACGCTGCTCATCCTCCGGGCGACCGATCTGCTCGGGACGGGCCGCGACGCCGAGACCGCCGCCCAGCTCGCGATCGGGCTGTATGTCGTCTACAACGTCGCCGCCACCCTCGCCAGCATCCCAGCGGGACGCCACGGTGATCGCCGAGGCGCCACCCGCACCTTGGCGATGGGGGTTGCCATCTTCGCCGTCTCGTACACGTTGTTCGCGATCGGTGCATCGACGGTGCTGGGCCTGGCCCCGGCGTTCGTCGCCGCGGGTGTGGCCATCGGCATGGTCGAGACGGCCGAGCACGCTGCGGTGGCGACGTTGTCCCCCGAGACCCTCCGGGGCTCCTCGTTCGGCCTGCTGGCCGCGGTGCAATCCGGGGGCAACCTCGCCGCCAGCGCGGTGGCCGGCATCCTCTACAGCCTCGTCTCGCCCGCCTGGGCGTTCGGTGTGCTCGCGGGGACGATGGTGGTGTCGTTCTCGGTGCTGGTGGCGACCGGCCGCCCGGACTGA
- a CDS encoding DUF1801 domain-containing protein, which translates to MPKARKPVSSRRPPVPTTSHEVIDDWMREVMPVMLPLVRAVDELIRATITDLQYAVKWSKAHYGVPGLGWVIELAAYHRSINVVFFGGAELDPPPPLGDTDRSRYVKLYTLEEIARPQLQAWIEQAGRTPGWC; encoded by the coding sequence ATGCCCAAAGCACGCAAGCCCGTCTCGTCGCGCCGGCCACCCGTCCCGACCACGAGCCACGAGGTCATCGATGACTGGATGCGGGAGGTCATGCCCGTGATGCTCCCGCTCGTCCGGGCCGTCGACGAGCTGATCCGGGCCACCATCACCGACCTGCAGTACGCGGTGAAATGGAGCAAGGCGCACTACGGCGTGCCCGGTCTCGGCTGGGTCATCGAGCTGGCCGCGTACCACCGGTCGATCAACGTCGTGTTCTTCGGTGGTGCGGAGCTGGATCCGCCCCCGCCGCTGGGCGACACCGACCGGTCCCGCTACGTCAAGCTCTACACCCTGGAGGAGATCGCCCGGCCGCAGCTGCAGGCGTGGATCGAGCAGGCGGGCCGCACCCCCGGTTGGTGCTGA
- a CDS encoding ArsR/SmtB family transcription factor has product MSTGTLDRFDAVFAALSDPTRRAIVQRLADGEATVLELAEPFPISLPAISRHLKILEQAGLISRRRDGQRRPCRLQPEPLLEIAAWAEHTRAAWEQRLDRLEAHLQRSSERTTTPSRSEQR; this is encoded by the coding sequence GTGAGCACGGGCACGCTCGACCGCTTCGACGCCGTGTTCGCCGCCTTGTCCGATCCCACTCGGCGAGCGATCGTGCAACGCCTCGCCGACGGGGAAGCGACCGTGCTCGAGCTGGCCGAGCCCTTCCCGATCAGCCTCCCGGCCATCTCACGCCACCTGAAGATCCTCGAGCAGGCCGGTCTCATCAGCCGCCGCCGTGACGGGCAACGGCGTCCGTGCCGACTACAGCCAGAGCCGCTCCTCGAGATCGCGGCCTGGGCCGAGCACACCCGGGCCGCGTGGGAGCAGCGTCTCGACCGTCTCGAAGCCCACCTCCAGCGCTCGTCCGAACGAACCACGACCCCATCGAGATCGGAGCAACGATGA
- a CDS encoding SRPBCC family protein, whose product MSTHQTGTDPTTWALEREAVLVRVIDAPREAVFAAWIRAEEFCQWFGPDGFRCTVHEMEVRPGGRARFDLTTPDGTVFPNRFYYLEVVPNARLVMDHGSDVDDDPSRFRVTITFDEQDDGKTVLTLRQLHPTVEQRNAVIGFGAVELGLQTMQKLARHLGGA is encoded by the coding sequence ATGAGCACACACCAGACCGGGACCGACCCGACGACCTGGGCACTCGAACGCGAAGCGGTGCTCGTTCGGGTGATCGACGCTCCCCGCGAGGCGGTGTTCGCCGCCTGGATCCGGGCCGAGGAGTTCTGCCAGTGGTTCGGCCCCGACGGGTTCCGCTGCACGGTCCACGAGATGGAGGTGCGCCCGGGCGGGCGGGCCCGCTTCGACCTGACCACCCCGGACGGCACGGTGTTCCCGAACCGGTTCTACTACCTCGAGGTCGTCCCGAACGCGCGGCTGGTGATGGACCACGGCTCGGACGTCGACGACGACCCGTCCCGTTTCCGGGTGACGATCACCTTCGATGAGCAGGACGACGGCAAGACCGTGCTCACACTGCGACAGCTCCACCCGACGGTGGAGCAGCGCAACGCGGTCATCGGCTTCGGTGCCGTCGAGCTGGGTCTGCAGACGATGCAGAAGCTCGCTCGCCATCTCGGCGGTGCCTGA
- a CDS encoding YybH family protein, with the protein MDTGHDPEREIRALHDEWFAAARAKDLEASMRPVSPTIVSYEHSAPLQVTGLEGVRAECRRGFELAPADFAWTVPDLQVLAHGDLAVAWGLNRMANHPGSPDEHVTWSRGTRVFRRIGGRWLMVHQHVSFPVDTATGLAATGLVP; encoded by the coding sequence ATGGACACCGGCCACGATCCGGAGCGTGAGATCCGGGCCCTGCACGACGAGTGGTTCGCCGCGGCGCGGGCCAAGGACCTCGAGGCATCGATGCGCCCGGTCTCGCCCACCATCGTCTCCTACGAGCACTCCGCACCCCTCCAGGTGACCGGGCTGGAGGGGGTGCGGGCCGAGTGCCGGCGCGGGTTCGAGCTCGCCCCCGCCGACTTCGCCTGGACGGTGCCGGACCTCCAGGTCCTGGCCCACGGAGACCTGGCGGTGGCGTGGGGTCTCAACCGCATGGCGAATCACCCTGGTAGCCCCGACGAGCACGTCACCTGGTCCCGCGGGACTCGCGTGTTTCGACGGATCGGCGGGCGGTGGCTGATGGTGCACCAACACGTGTCGTTCCCCGTCGACACCGCCACCGGTCTCGCCGCCACCGGCCTGGTGCCATGA
- a CDS encoding RNA polymerase subunit sigma-70, whose protein sequence is MTVDPEPPRRSSDLAAAFDRHRQEIHVHCYRMTGSVTDAEDLTQETFLRAWRARDRYEHRASLRTWLYRIATNACLDHLARQRRATRWASPGAILEHDHHLDPYPDQIGGPGDPSDAVASKETTELAVLAALLYLSPRQRVAFIARDLIGLTAVETAELLETSVPSANSLVQRARARVRPHLDQPRTSGPEPRAARLVRRYVHAHEHGDVEGIMALLADDIRIAMPPEPPCLGAPSAAEFFHAILGPDRPGSWRLQPVRANGRPATANYLRRDGDDEYRALSIDVLEIRRERIVAIRCFLGDRAFQAFQLPLRSAG, encoded by the coding sequence ATGACCGTCGATCCCGAGCCACCCAGGCGGTCGAGCGACCTCGCCGCCGCGTTCGACCGGCACCGCCAGGAGATCCACGTCCACTGCTACCGCATGACCGGCTCGGTCACCGACGCCGAGGACCTCACTCAGGAGACGTTCCTGCGGGCCTGGCGGGCCCGGGACCGCTACGAGCACCGGGCGTCGCTGCGCACCTGGCTGTACCGCATCGCGACCAACGCGTGTCTCGACCACCTCGCCCGGCAGCGACGGGCGACGCGGTGGGCATCCCCTGGGGCGATCCTCGAGCATGACCACCACCTCGACCCCTACCCCGACCAGATCGGCGGGCCCGGCGATCCGAGCGACGCCGTGGCGTCGAAGGAGACCACCGAGCTGGCGGTCCTGGCCGCCCTCCTGTACCTGTCCCCTCGCCAGCGGGTGGCGTTCATCGCCCGGGACCTGATCGGGCTGACCGCCGTGGAGACCGCGGAGCTGCTCGAGACCTCCGTCCCCTCCGCCAACAGCCTGGTGCAACGGGCCCGGGCCCGGGTACGGCCCCATCTCGACCAGCCTCGGACGTCCGGCCCCGAGCCACGGGCAGCCCGGCTCGTACGCCGGTACGTGCACGCCCACGAGCACGGCGACGTCGAGGGGATCATGGCCCTGCTCGCCGACGACATCCGCATCGCCATGCCGCCCGAACCACCGTGTCTCGGCGCGCCGTCCGCGGCCGAGTTCTTCCACGCGATCCTCGGCCCCGACCGTCCCGGGAGCTGGAGGCTCCAGCCCGTACGCGCGAACGGCCGGCCCGCCACCGCCAACTACCTCCGCCGCGATGGCGACGACGAGTACCGGGCGCTGTCGATCGACGTGCTCGAGATCCGACGCGAGCGGATCGTGGCCATCCGTTGTTTCCTCGGCGATCGAGCCTTCCAGGCCTTCCAGCTCCCGCTCCGCTCGGCAGGTTAG